A window of the Mesotoga prima MesG1.Ag.4.2 genome harbors these coding sequences:
- a CDS encoding ROK family protein — translation MELIEERTLLGIDVGGTKTAVVLGDEALNILARAEFPTEPELGFQSFIKRLSSEIIGLTGDLIPSRVGISVGGPMDCKTGTLFNPPHLRWGTVNIVQPLVERFGFSITIEHDGRAGALAEGILGAGRGFLNIVFLTLGTGLGAGIIINGNIYSGSTGLAGEVGHMRVAVDGPSLYGKNGSWESFCGGTGISLYAHYRFPERFKRGTTTQDISHLALKKDPNAITVLEESGAYFGKGLAVLLDILDPDRIILGNLAWRLPKIWLEAALKMAAEEALIGDEARNRVVITELKDRIGDYAALIVASGMGRRR, via the coding sequence ATGGAGTTGATTGAAGAAAGAACCCTCCTTGGCATAGATGTGGGAGGTACGAAAACGGCCGTCGTTCTGGGAGATGAAGCTCTCAACATCCTCGCAAGAGCAGAGTTCCCGACCGAACCAGAGCTCGGTTTTCAGAGCTTCATCAAGAGGCTCTCTTCAGAAATCATCGGTCTTACAGGAGATTTGATTCCATCCAGGGTGGGAATATCCGTCGGAGGTCCTATGGATTGTAAAACGGGTACTTTGTTCAACCCTCCTCACCTTCGATGGGGAACCGTTAACATAGTTCAGCCGTTGGTGGAGCGTTTTGGTTTCTCGATAACGATCGAACACGACGGAAGAGCCGGTGCACTTGCCGAAGGCATTCTGGGGGCCGGCAGGGGCTTTCTAAACATTGTCTTTCTGACTCTGGGAACCGGCCTGGGCGCAGGCATAATTATCAATGGGAATATTTATAGTGGATCTACGGGATTGGCTGGAGAGGTTGGTCATATGAGAGTAGCCGTGGATGGTCCGTCGCTCTACGGAAAGAACGGTTCATGGGAGTCTTTTTGTGGTGGTACGGGAATTTCACTATATGCGCATTACAGATTTCCTGAACGGTTTAAGCGGGGAACGACTACTCAGGATATTTCACACCTTGCACTGAAGAAGGATCCTAACGCCATCACCGTCCTTGAGGAAAGCGGAGCATACTTCGGGAAAGGTCTCGCCGTGCTGCTGGATATTCTCGACCCTGACAGGATAATTCTCGGTAACCTTGCCTGGCGCCTTCCGAAAATCTGGCTTGAGGCTGCTCTAAAGATGGCAGCGGAGGAAGCGCTTATCGGCGATGAGGCGAGAAATCGGGTCGTTATTACGGAGCTCAAAGACAGGATTGGTGACTATGCCGCTTTGATTGTGGCAAGCGGAATGGGAAGAAGGAGATAG
- a CDS encoding PfkB family carbohydrate kinase, which yields MNQAWERKARVLVVGDVFLDKYVYYDPNLSRPSLETGLMTITGVREEYSPGAAGNVAKNLATLDGKVILLAPVGLDARAVELERELNRYGICTQFLVKSERQVTPLYMKFINALTGKEDLPRLDIPPAGLVEENRRKIVEMLEFLVPQVDAIIVQDQSEIPGTGCIDEEVRKQLIVLRKLFPEKLFVADSRNWLETFSGFLLKPNLGEFSQILERAGLVDDNNRCPDQILVQKHLAEVSKLVSSPVVVTASEDGSFCFKNGILNRIFNLEGEVRDVCGAGDAFIAALTLELCVKKVSLLDSAKTATKAASLCVSQKGTGVLLRESISKLEEPNAYRVEDPSIFRNTRRLPGKTRYVLFDFDGTISLLREGWQPIMRDLMIHFITGDREIEEETRKKIKEEVNDFIAETTGLQTILQMEGLQRLVIDYGFVSEKEILNPHQYKQVYTGHLKEIVRKRINEDSRDRYLVCGSLEFVKSLHERGITLLVASGTDLEDVIEESKYLGVYDFMGGGVYGALSSFEEYSKKKVIQRLLTDRKLQPDELIVIGDGPVEISVGKEAGAFTIGVASDERKGFGWNKEKFNRLKRAGADVLIPDFSPLSALIELIFP from the coding sequence ATGAATCAAGCTTGGGAAAGGAAAGCTAGGGTGCTCGTAGTCGGGGACGTCTTCCTGGATAAGTATGTCTATTACGATCCCAATCTGTCGAGGCCGAGCCTTGAAACCGGTCTTATGACGATCACGGGAGTGAGAGAAGAGTACTCTCCCGGAGCGGCCGGTAATGTGGCTAAGAATCTTGCCACGCTTGATGGGAAAGTGATTCTCCTCGCCCCAGTGGGACTCGACGCTAGGGCTGTCGAACTGGAGAGGGAGCTCAATCGTTATGGGATTTGCACGCAGTTCCTTGTGAAGTCGGAAAGACAGGTTACCCCTCTGTACATGAAATTCATCAATGCTTTGACGGGGAAAGAGGATCTGCCAAGGCTTGATATTCCCCCGGCCGGCCTAGTCGAAGAAAACAGGCGGAAGATTGTCGAAATGTTAGAATTTCTCGTTCCTCAGGTTGATGCCATAATTGTCCAAGATCAGTCTGAAATTCCTGGAACAGGCTGTATAGACGAAGAGGTAAGAAAACAACTGATTGTGTTGCGAAAGCTATTCCCGGAGAAATTATTCGTCGCGGATTCGAGAAACTGGCTCGAGACCTTTTCAGGTTTTCTGTTGAAGCCCAACCTTGGTGAATTTTCTCAGATCCTTGAAAGAGCAGGCCTTGTAGATGACAATAACAGATGTCCTGATCAAATACTGGTTCAGAAACATCTCGCTGAGGTTTCAAAACTGGTGAGTTCACCCGTTGTAGTAACCGCCAGCGAGGATGGCTCGTTCTGCTTTAAGAACGGTATTCTGAATCGAATATTCAATCTCGAAGGAGAAGTGAGGGATGTCTGCGGAGCTGGAGATGCATTCATTGCGGCCTTGACTTTGGAGTTGTGCGTTAAGAAAGTCTCGTTATTGGACTCAGCCAAGACGGCCACAAAGGCCGCTTCGCTCTGTGTTTCTCAGAAAGGAACGGGGGTGTTGTTGAGAGAATCAATCTCAAAGCTTGAAGAACCTAATGCTTATAGAGTCGAAGATCCGTCTATCTTCAGGAATACCCGAAGGTTGCCTGGGAAGACAAGGTATGTTCTCTTTGATTTCGACGGTACCATTTCCCTTCTAAGGGAGGGATGGCAGCCGATTATGAGAGACCTCATGATTCATTTTATTACCGGAGATAGAGAGATTGAAGAAGAGACTCGTAAAAAGATAAAAGAAGAAGTGAATGACTTCATAGCCGAAACTACCGGACTCCAGACGATTCTCCAGATGGAAGGCCTTCAAAGACTGGTGATCGACTACGGCTTTGTTTCTGAGAAAGAGATTCTTAATCCTCATCAGTACAAGCAGGTCTATACTGGGCATCTGAAAGAGATAGTCAGAAAGCGGATCAATGAGGATTCAAGAGACAGGTACCTGGTTTGCGGTTCACTGGAATTTGTAAAATCACTTCATGAAAGGGGAATTACTCTTCTTGTTGCTTCAGGAACCGATCTGGAAGACGTTATAGAAGAGTCGAAATATCTGGGAGTTTATGACTTCATGGGCGGAGGTGTCTATGGAGCTTTGAGCAGCTTCGAGGAGTACTCGAAGAAGAAGGTAATACAGAGACTACTGACGGATAGGAAATTGCAACCCGACGAGCTGATTGTCATAGGAGATGGTCCGGTTGAAATTAGCGTGGGAAAAGAAGCCGGAGCCTTCACCATAGGGGTGGCTTCAGACGAAAGGAAAGGTTTCGGCTGGAACAAAGAGAAGTTCAATAGACTTAAGAGAGCCGGCGCCGACGTTCTTATTCCCGACTTTTCCCCGCTTTCTGCACTCATAGAGCTTATCTTTCCGTAA
- a CDS encoding D-sedoheptulose-7-phosphate isomerase produces MEFNRVARMAFEESMRVKSEFIDKYEELIYEVARKIARRTGNGGTVYLMGNGGSAADAAHLAAELVGRLYLERSPIRAVSLPSNDSILTEIPNDFGYDQVFSRQLEAFLAEEDIVIAISTSGKSTNILRGLKVAIERRSLRVGLTGKTGGEMPGLCDYLFKVDSTDIPRIQETHITLGHVLCQLIEAITVGRE; encoded by the coding sequence ATGGAGTTTAACCGTGTAGCGCGTATGGCTTTCGAGGAGAGCATGCGAGTAAAGAGTGAGTTTATCGACAAGTATGAAGAGCTGATATACGAGGTTGCGCGCAAAATAGCCAGAAGAACGGGGAATGGCGGAACCGTCTACCTGATGGGGAACGGTGGTAGTGCGGCAGATGCAGCGCATCTAGCGGCTGAACTCGTAGGAAGGTTATATCTGGAAAGAAGTCCGATCAGGGCAGTATCGCTACCCAGTAACGACTCGATTCTCACGGAAATCCCAAACGACTTTGGATATGACCAGGTCTTTTCCAGACAGCTCGAAGCCTTTCTGGCAGAAGAGGATATTGTGATTGCAATTAGCACTAGCGGAAAATCGACAAACATTTTAAGGGGACTGAAAGTGGCGATAGAGAGACGTTCGCTGCGAGTTGGATTAACGGGGAAGACTGGCGGCGAGATGCCTGGCTTATGCGACTATCTGTTCAAAGTAGACTCTACTGACATTCCCAGGATTCAGGAAACGCACATAACTCTCGGTCACGTATTGTGTCAGCTTATCGAGGCGATTACCGTCGGAAGAGAGTAG